A genomic stretch from Microbacterium proteolyticum includes:
- a CDS encoding AI-2E family transporter encodes MSLFSRRPEPRTVVAPAVVPADPGPPRTLWADGFGRLAVRGVQIIVVVVLVAGLIWGIRQLTLVIIPLILALIFASAFGPVTMWMRRKGVPAVLATLLTLLAVVAVLGALGWLVANAVINQWDYLSSQAVEGFQRAQDWYHTLPFAISPEQVNQAVQGIQSFVTSSEFGTGALAGVSAIASFVTGLVLMVVILFFFLKDGPRMWEFVLRPFRGADYDRARRIGDKTVTVLGSYVRGTASVAAVDAVGIGIGLAILQVPLALPLAVLVFLLAFIPIVGAVTAGILAALVALVTNGPIVALIVVGIVVAVNQLEGNFLQPVLMGRSMKLHSFVVLVVLAGGTAIGGILGTLLAVPLTAVAWGIVTVWNGPDQPAEWARPKKRRDPVPFADTNDADEKKKTKSKA; translated from the coding sequence ATGAGCTTGTTCTCTCGCCGTCCCGAGCCGCGCACCGTCGTCGCCCCCGCCGTCGTGCCGGCCGATCCGGGTCCGCCGCGTACCCTCTGGGCCGACGGTTTCGGCCGCCTTGCGGTGCGCGGCGTGCAGATCATCGTGGTGGTCGTGCTCGTCGCGGGGCTCATCTGGGGCATCCGGCAGCTGACGCTGGTAATCATCCCGCTGATCCTCGCGCTCATCTTCGCGTCCGCCTTCGGGCCCGTCACCATGTGGATGAGGCGCAAGGGCGTACCCGCGGTACTGGCCACCCTGCTCACATTGCTCGCCGTGGTCGCCGTACTCGGCGCGCTCGGTTGGCTGGTTGCGAACGCCGTCATCAACCAGTGGGATTATCTGAGCTCGCAGGCGGTCGAGGGCTTCCAGCGGGCGCAGGACTGGTACCACACGCTGCCCTTCGCGATCTCACCCGAGCAGGTGAATCAGGCGGTGCAGGGCATCCAGAGCTTCGTGACCAGCTCCGAGTTCGGCACGGGCGCACTGGCCGGGGTCAGCGCGATCGCCTCGTTCGTCACGGGCTTGGTGCTGATGGTCGTCATCCTGTTCTTCTTCCTCAAAGACGGCCCGCGCATGTGGGAGTTCGTGCTGCGACCCTTCCGCGGTGCCGACTACGACCGGGCCCGCCGCATCGGCGACAAGACGGTGACCGTGCTCGGATCGTACGTGCGCGGCACCGCCTCGGTCGCGGCCGTCGACGCGGTCGGCATCGGCATCGGTCTCGCCATCCTGCAGGTGCCCCTCGCGCTGCCTCTCGCGGTGCTGGTGTTCCTGCTCGCGTTCATCCCGATCGTCGGTGCCGTCACCGCCGGCATCCTCGCCGCGCTCGTCGCGCTCGTCACCAACGGCCCGATCGTGGCCCTCATCGTCGTGGGCATCGTCGTGGCGGTCAACCAGCTCGAGGGCAACTTCCTCCAGCCCGTACTCATGGGCCGCTCGATGAAGCTGCACTCGTTCGTCGTGCTCGTCGTGCTCGCGGGCGGCACGGCGATCGGCGGGATCCTGGGGACGCTGCTCGCCGTTCCACTGACGGCCGTGGCGTGGGGCATCGTCACCGTCTGGAACGGTCCCGATCAGCCTGCGGAGTGGGCTCGTCCGAAGAAGCGCCGTGACCCGGTCCCGTTCGCCGACACCAACGACGCGGACGAGAAGAAGAAGACGAAGAGCAAGGCCTGA
- a CDS encoding ATP-dependent DNA ligase, producing the protein MPYDIPAPMLAKSVPDVPEHSKVAGGFSYEPKWDGFRALVSWDGTDVEIGSRGAKPLTRYFPELVAAFAEVLPEPCLIDGEVVVARGEPGAQRLDWEALSQRIHPAASRVNMLAQETPAMFIAFDLLARGDRDLQNEPFSERRAQLEDLLGGVPHPVHVTRTTDDPDLARRWLAEFEGAGLDGVVAKPLAQPYAPNKRTMFKIKHARTADVVALGYRIHKSGEGVGSLLVGLHDDDGRLHGVGGVSAWTDKRRRELIDELAPLVERDAEGEAVVGETDRSRFSASKDVSFVRLRPELVLEVRYDQLEGMRFRHTVQFDRWRPDREARSCTFAQLETVSSYDLGDVLD; encoded by the coding sequence GTGCCGTACGACATCCCCGCGCCGATGCTGGCGAAGTCGGTGCCCGATGTGCCCGAGCACTCCAAGGTCGCCGGCGGGTTCAGCTACGAACCCAAATGGGACGGGTTCCGGGCACTGGTGTCGTGGGACGGCACCGATGTCGAGATCGGCAGCCGCGGCGCCAAGCCGCTCACCCGGTACTTCCCCGAGCTCGTCGCGGCCTTCGCCGAGGTGCTGCCGGAGCCGTGCCTCATCGACGGCGAGGTCGTGGTCGCGCGGGGTGAGCCGGGTGCACAGCGCCTCGATTGGGAGGCCCTGTCGCAGCGCATCCACCCGGCGGCATCCCGCGTGAACATGCTCGCGCAGGAGACACCGGCGATGTTCATCGCGTTCGACCTCCTCGCCCGCGGCGACCGCGACCTGCAGAACGAGCCGTTCTCGGAGCGCCGCGCGCAGCTCGAAGACCTGCTCGGAGGCGTCCCCCACCCGGTGCACGTCACGCGCACCACCGACGACCCCGACCTGGCCCGCCGCTGGCTCGCCGAGTTCGAGGGCGCCGGGCTCGACGGCGTCGTCGCGAAGCCCCTCGCGCAGCCCTACGCGCCGAACAAGCGCACGATGTTCAAGATCAAGCACGCGCGCACCGCCGACGTCGTCGCTCTCGGCTACCGCATCCATAAGTCGGGCGAAGGCGTCGGTTCCCTGCTCGTGGGCCTCCACGACGACGACGGCCGGCTGCACGGCGTGGGCGGCGTGTCGGCCTGGACCGACAAGAGGCGGCGCGAACTGATCGACGAGCTCGCCCCTCTCGTCGAACGGGATGCCGAGGGTGAGGCGGTCGTCGGTGAGACCGATCGCTCCCGCTTCTCGGCGTCGAAAGACGTGTCGTTCGTGCGCCTGCGCCCGGAGCTCGTGCTCGAGGTGCGCTACGACCAGCTCGAGGGGATGCGATTTCGCCACACCGTGCAGTTCGACCGGTGGCGCCCCGACCGCGAGGCGCGCTCGTGCACGTTCGCACAGCTCGAGACGGTCAGCTCGTACGACCTCGGCGACGTCCTCGACTGA
- a CDS encoding alkaline phosphatase, which translates to MNKRTTGRTRLIVMSTVAGVALGATPAVAASAETTETPVPRNVIVLISDGGGYNQFDAARLYENGTSYQQVEVAPNSGTATRIPGTKSEVYDDFPVQIAQSHYSAGGRAAYSPEQAWGDFTWVASGATDSAAAGTALGTGVKTTNGTLGFAPDGTRLLTVGEQAMEVGKKVGLVTSVPFNHATPAGFIAHNKSRNDYHGLATEMIDSGVDVLIGGGHPNYTDAGTSRASHFGAGSWISEADFARVTQGQTPFSYIESKADFERVADGQNVPDKLFGLARVAETFQYNRPGLANSTVLPFTDAANADVPSLATSAKAALNVLEKDEDGFFLMVESGAVDWAGHANQTTRIVEEQLSFNDSVDAVTEWVEENSSWDETLVIVTADHETGYLAGPGAGTEKGWTALTGTAGQLPNVSWHSGGHTNALVPLYAKGAGAEVLTARATSWDFVRGAYLDNTDLGKTIFDVLGHADAEGDAVGVEALVPLPAQAGQLSLALPAADGPVTFAGDASAQQAELPEVVVNDSRNEAQAQGRGWTLSGSASAFVAGNRSFGADNLAWTPKVVRTAAGATAGGTATLDKPATLADAGRVERKGETVVAADLALTIPATAESGRYGSEITLTLFAKD; encoded by the coding sequence ATGAACAAGCGCACGACCGGACGCACGCGTCTGATCGTCATGAGCACCGTCGCGGGCGTCGCCCTCGGCGCCACCCCCGCCGTCGCTGCCTCGGCGGAGACCACGGAGACCCCCGTCCCCCGCAACGTCATCGTCCTCATCTCGGACGGCGGCGGCTACAACCAGTTCGACGCCGCCCGCCTGTACGAGAACGGCACGAGCTACCAGCAGGTGGAGGTCGCACCGAACTCCGGCACAGCCACGAGAATCCCCGGCACCAAGAGCGAGGTCTACGACGACTTCCCCGTGCAGATCGCGCAGTCGCACTACTCCGCGGGCGGTCGGGCCGCCTACTCGCCGGAGCAGGCCTGGGGCGACTTCACCTGGGTCGCCTCGGGTGCGACCGACTCCGCAGCCGCCGGTACCGCCCTCGGCACCGGAGTGAAGACGACGAACGGCACCCTCGGCTTCGCCCCCGACGGCACGCGCCTGCTGACCGTCGGCGAGCAGGCCATGGAGGTCGGCAAGAAGGTGGGCCTGGTCACCAGCGTCCCCTTCAACCACGCCACTCCCGCCGGCTTCATCGCGCACAACAAGAGCCGCAACGATTACCACGGACTCGCCACCGAGATGATCGACTCGGGCGTGGACGTGCTGATCGGCGGTGGACACCCGAACTACACGGATGCCGGCACCTCACGCGCATCGCACTTCGGCGCGGGGTCGTGGATCTCCGAGGCGGACTTCGCGCGCGTCACGCAGGGCCAGACGCCCTTCTCGTACATCGAGAGCAAGGCGGACTTCGAGCGCGTCGCCGACGGCCAGAACGTGCCCGACAAGCTCTTCGGCCTCGCCCGTGTCGCTGAGACGTTCCAGTACAACCGTCCCGGCCTCGCCAACAGCACGGTGCTGCCGTTCACCGACGCGGCGAATGCCGACGTGCCCTCGCTCGCCACGTCGGCGAAGGCCGCACTGAACGTGCTCGAGAAGGACGAGGACGGCTTCTTCCTCATGGTCGAGAGCGGCGCGGTCGACTGGGCCGGTCACGCCAATCAGACCACGCGCATCGTGGAGGAGCAGCTGTCGTTCAACGACTCGGTCGACGCCGTCACCGAGTGGGTCGAGGAGAACTCGAGCTGGGACGAGACCCTCGTCATCGTCACCGCCGACCACGAGACCGGCTACCTCGCCGGTCCCGGCGCCGGTACCGAGAAGGGGTGGACGGCCCTGACCGGCACCGCGGGCCAGCTGCCGAACGTGTCGTGGCACTCGGGCGGCCACACCAATGCGCTCGTGCCGCTGTACGCGAAGGGTGCCGGGGCCGAGGTGCTCACCGCCCGTGCCACCAGCTGGGACTTCGTCCGCGGCGCTTACCTCGACAACACCGACCTCGGCAAGACCATCTTCGACGTGCTCGGGCACGCGGATGCCGAGGGTGACGCCGTCGGCGTCGAGGCGCTGGTGCCCCTGCCCGCTCAGGCCGGTCAGCTGAGCCTCGCGCTCCCCGCCGCCGACGGCCCGGTCACCTTCGCCGGCGACGCGTCGGCGCAGCAGGCCGAGCTGCCGGAGGTCGTCGTGAACGACTCCCGCAATGAGGCGCAGGCTCAGGGCCGCGGGTGGACGCTGTCGGGCTCGGCATCCGCGTTCGTCGCCGGTAACCGCTCGTTCGGTGCCGATAACCTCGCTTGGACGCCGAAGGTCGTGCGCACGGCCGCCGGTGCCACCGCCGGTGGCACCGCGACGCTGGACAAGCCGGCCACCCTCGCCGACGCCGGCCGCGTCGAGCGCAAGGGCGAGACCGTCGTCGCCGCCGACCTGGCGCTGACGATCCCCGCGACCGCTGAAAGCGGCCGCTACGGCAGCGAGATCACCCTCACGCTGTTCGCGAAGGACTGA
- the ligD gene encoding non-homologous end-joining DNA ligase, translating into MASPRITLTVPGPDGDREVGISNPDRVLWPEVGITKRELAEYLIAVADPFIAANGHRPVSLERFPEGVGGEAFFSKNPPKGAPAFVEAVTVTYNSGRRHPQLFLGEIASAVWAAQMNTIVFHPWASLASDADHPIELRIDLDPQPGTGIAEAVAAAHELRAVLREAGLEPWIKTSGNRGLHVFCPIEPTHEFLDVRHAVIAAARELERRMPDAVTTSWWKEERGERIFVDFNQANRDRTMAGAYSPRALPTATVSTPVTWEELDGLDPLAFTVRSIPERLASIGDPWAGFAEKPGRIDTLLEWWQRDLDSGLGELPFPPEFPKMPGEPPRVQPSRAKTPAAD; encoded by the coding sequence ATGGCATCCCCCCGCATCACGCTGACCGTGCCGGGCCCCGACGGCGACCGCGAGGTCGGCATCTCGAACCCCGACCGCGTGCTCTGGCCCGAGGTGGGCATCACCAAGCGCGAGCTGGCCGAGTACCTGATCGCCGTCGCCGATCCGTTCATCGCGGCGAACGGGCATCGGCCGGTGTCACTCGAGCGCTTCCCCGAGGGCGTGGGCGGCGAGGCGTTCTTCTCGAAGAACCCGCCGAAGGGTGCGCCGGCCTTCGTGGAGGCCGTGACCGTGACCTACAACAGCGGGCGCCGGCATCCGCAGCTCTTCCTGGGCGAGATCGCGTCGGCGGTGTGGGCGGCGCAGATGAACACCATCGTGTTCCACCCCTGGGCCTCGCTGGCGAGCGACGCCGACCACCCCATCGAGTTGCGCATCGACCTCGACCCGCAGCCGGGCACGGGGATCGCCGAGGCGGTCGCGGCGGCCCACGAGTTGCGCGCGGTGCTGCGCGAAGCGGGCCTCGAGCCGTGGATCAAGACCAGCGGCAACCGCGGGCTGCACGTGTTCTGCCCCATCGAGCCGACGCACGAGTTCCTCGACGTGCGTCACGCGGTCATCGCCGCGGCGCGCGAGCTGGAACGACGGATGCCGGATGCCGTGACCACCAGCTGGTGGAAGGAAGAGCGGGGCGAGCGCATCTTCGTGGACTTCAACCAGGCGAATCGCGACCGCACGATGGCGGGGGCCTATTCGCCCCGAGCCCTGCCCACGGCGACCGTCTCGACGCCGGTGACGTGGGAGGAGCTCGACGGTCTCGACCCGCTCGCGTTCACGGTGCGTTCGATCCCTGAGCGGCTGGCATCCATCGGGGATCCGTGGGCCGGGTTCGCCGAGAAGCCCGGGCGCATCGACACGCTCCTGGAGTGGTGGCAGCGCGATCTCGACAGCGGGCTGGGGGAGCTGCCGTTCCCGCCCGAGTTCCCGAAGATGCCGGGCGAGCCGCCGCGCGTGCAGCCATCGCGGGCGAAGACCCCGGCGGCGGACTGA
- a CDS encoding DUF1684 domain-containing protein: MTTAAARTALDIVDWRRRVFALYDAVREADDPEEAHELWRIERDALFADHPATPLLPEQRDGFVGLPLAPYDAAWRFEVPVLDADEASFVATTGTDGEVGFERIGRVELPDTGSLDVWRLTSYGGGLFVPVRDAAAGRPGGTYGGGRYLLDTIKGADLGRGATPDTVVIDFNFAYNPSCAYDPMWACPLAPAGNVLPVAVPVGEMYGV; the protein is encoded by the coding sequence ATGACCACCGCCGCTGCCCGCACCGCCCTCGACATCGTCGACTGGCGGCGTCGCGTCTTCGCGTTGTACGACGCCGTGCGCGAGGCCGACGACCCCGAAGAGGCCCACGAGCTGTGGCGCATCGAGCGCGATGCGCTGTTCGCCGACCACCCCGCCACTCCCCTGCTTCCGGAGCAGCGCGACGGTTTCGTGGGGCTGCCCCTGGCGCCCTACGACGCCGCCTGGCGCTTCGAGGTGCCGGTGCTCGACGCTGACGAGGCGTCGTTCGTCGCCACGACCGGCACCGACGGCGAGGTCGGCTTCGAGCGCATCGGCCGCGTCGAGCTGCCCGACACGGGGTCTCTCGATGTGTGGCGGCTGACGTCGTACGGGGGCGGCCTGTTCGTTCCCGTTCGGGATGCCGCGGCGGGTCGTCCGGGCGGGACGTACGGCGGTGGGCGCTACCTGCTCGACACCATCAAGGGTGCCGACCTGGGCCGCGGCGCGACGCCCGACACCGTCGTGATCGACTTCAACTTCGCGTACAACCCGTCGTGCGCGTACGACCCGATGTGGGCGTGCCCCCTGGCACCGGCGGGCAATGTTCTGCCCGTGGCGGTACCTGTCGGGGAGATGTACGGCGTCTGA
- a CDS encoding SseB family protein, whose translation MALFSRRKKSDSDDASADRPDTAIEPGEQPVDPAGPSDAAPTAQASSADAGASPEAAEVTPTVGISMSSFRGVGAAPETPAQASTPPVAARPSARQPGAMVAPEAPETMPGLRDNVLLSNALAEIEGQAEPAQLLNVARQLLQGHVFLRVKGNARALMEEGKDLPLAVANNGDEQLVLGYSGGMALRASVDADGDLDTSAMAQPVLALLRHIIDGPYAGIVLNPAAANGRAVLPKALLERMVAEVDPQLRIKTALCDERTDATASTVVDAIVDDAPMWIAVNQTEEGGPMGVAESRAATGERFLEVFSHPLELLALGRGDQPLPIRKIQLAKALAQDAGLTGILIDAAGPWIRLERDELAPVIALADEDAAPTA comes from the coding sequence ATGGCTCTCTTCTCGCGCCGCAAGAAGTCCGATTCCGACGACGCATCGGCCGACCGCCCCGACACAGCGATCGAACCGGGCGAGCAGCCCGTCGATCCCGCCGGCCCGAGCGACGCCGCTCCGACCGCGCAGGCCTCCTCCGCCGACGCGGGCGCGTCGCCCGAGGCTGCGGAGGTGACGCCCACGGTCGGCATCTCGATGTCGTCGTTCCGCGGTGTCGGCGCCGCGCCCGAAACCCCCGCGCAGGCCTCGACGCCGCCGGTGGCGGCGCGCCCTTCGGCGCGGCAGCCCGGCGCGATGGTCGCCCCCGAAGCGCCCGAAACGATGCCCGGTCTGCGCGACAACGTGCTGCTCAGCAACGCCCTCGCGGAGATCGAAGGTCAGGCCGAGCCCGCGCAGCTGCTCAACGTCGCGCGGCAGCTGCTGCAGGGACACGTCTTCCTCCGCGTCAAGGGCAACGCCCGCGCCCTGATGGAAGAGGGGAAGGACCTGCCTCTCGCCGTCGCCAACAACGGCGACGAACAGCTCGTGCTCGGCTACAGCGGCGGCATGGCCCTGCGAGCCAGCGTCGACGCCGACGGCGACCTCGACACCTCGGCGATGGCGCAGCCCGTGCTCGCGCTGCTGCGCCATATCATCGACGGCCCCTACGCCGGCATCGTGCTCAACCCCGCCGCCGCGAACGGGCGAGCGGTACTGCCCAAGGCGCTGCTCGAGCGGATGGTGGCCGAGGTCGACCCGCAGCTGCGCATCAAGACGGCCCTGTGCGACGAGCGGACGGATGCCACGGCCTCGACCGTCGTCGACGCCATCGTCGACGACGCGCCGATGTGGATCGCCGTCAACCAGACCGAAGAGGGCGGCCCCATGGGAGTCGCCGAGTCGCGTGCCGCGACGGGCGAGCGCTTCCTCGAGGTGTTCTCGCACCCGCTCGAGCTGCTCGCCCTCGGCCGCGGTGACCAGCCGCTGCCGATCCGCAAGATCCAGTTGGCCAAGGCTTTGGCGCAGGATGCCGGGCTCACCGGCATCCTGATCGACGCGGCGGGTCCGTGGATCCGTCTCGAGCGCGACGAGCTCGCTCCGGTCATCGCCCTCGCCGACGAGGACGCCGCGCCGACCGCCTGA